A single region of the Sphingomonas sp. LY29 genome encodes:
- a CDS encoding 3-hydroxyacyl-CoA dehydrogenase NAD-binding domain-containing protein: MTDSPISTAKHHDVLVVTSNNPPVNALGAAVRQGLTAAIEQAEADDSIKAVVIRCEGQTFFAGADITEFGKPPVMPWLPQVVDTIENCSKPVVAAIHGTALGGGLEIALGCHYRVAVPSAKLGVPEVKLGLLPGAGGTQRLPRVAGVPKALEMVTGGGMIGAKEAADLGLVDRLIEGDLLQHAVAYAEEVKDIRPLPKSSERQDKVTGVDPSVFADFRKVNARKFRGFEAPEANIKAVEAAVAKPYAEGVLDERNLFMGLMSGGQSRAQQYFFFAERKASKIDGIPDDTRPRDIKRVGVIGAGTMGGGISMNFLSASIPVTIVEMAQDALDRGTGVMRKNYEATAAKGRMTAEQVEQAMGALNPTLDFNALADCDLIIEAVFEQMDVKKEIFGRLDKIAKPGAILASNTSYLNVDEIAASTSRPQDVVGLHFFSPANVMKLLEVVRGAKTAPDVLVTAMSLAKKIKKVAVVAGVCHGFIGNRMLMPRQVEATKLLLEGATPEQIDRVHVEFGMPMGPFQMADLAGVDIGWHRDPTRIENIRDALAAEGRWGQKKQAGFYDYDDKRKPSPSARVQEIIDDFRAKEGVEKREISDQEIVERTLYTMVNEGAKILEEGMAQRASDIDVVWIYGYGWPVYRGGPMHWADGEGLQKIVDGLKNQEARMGSDFSFSKLLLDKAAAGEKFTR; this comes from the coding sequence ATGACCGACAGCCCGATTTCGACCGCCAAGCATCACGACGTCCTCGTGGTCACTTCGAACAACCCGCCGGTCAACGCGCTCGGCGCGGCGGTTCGGCAGGGCCTGACCGCGGCGATCGAGCAGGCCGAAGCCGACGACAGCATCAAGGCGGTCGTCATCCGCTGCGAAGGGCAGACCTTCTTCGCCGGTGCCGACATCACCGAATTCGGCAAGCCGCCAGTGATGCCGTGGCTACCGCAGGTGGTCGACACGATCGAGAATTGCTCGAAGCCGGTCGTCGCGGCGATTCACGGCACCGCGCTCGGCGGCGGGCTCGAGATCGCGCTCGGCTGCCACTACCGCGTCGCGGTTCCCTCGGCGAAGCTTGGCGTGCCCGAGGTCAAGCTTGGCCTCCTTCCGGGTGCGGGCGGGACGCAGCGCCTGCCGCGCGTCGCGGGCGTTCCCAAGGCGCTGGAGATGGTCACCGGCGGCGGCATGATCGGCGCGAAGGAAGCCGCCGACCTGGGCCTTGTCGACCGGCTGATCGAAGGCGATCTGCTCCAGCACGCGGTCGCCTATGCCGAGGAGGTCAAGGACATACGCCCGCTGCCCAAGTCGTCGGAACGGCAGGACAAGGTCACCGGCGTCGACCCGTCGGTCTTCGCCGATTTCCGCAAGGTCAATGCGCGCAAGTTCCGCGGGTTCGAAGCGCCCGAGGCGAACATCAAGGCGGTCGAGGCCGCGGTCGCCAAGCCCTACGCCGAAGGCGTGCTCGACGAGCGCAACCTGTTCATGGGCCTGATGAGCGGCGGCCAAAGCCGCGCGCAGCAATATTTCTTCTTCGCCGAGCGCAAGGCGTCGAAGATCGACGGCATCCCCGACGACACCCGCCCCCGCGACATCAAGCGCGTCGGCGTGATCGGCGCCGGCACGATGGGCGGCGGCATTTCGATGAACTTCCTGTCGGCGAGCATTCCGGTGACGATCGTCGAGATGGCGCAGGACGCGCTCGACCGCGGCACCGGCGTAATGCGCAAGAATTACGAGGCGACCGCCGCCAAGGGCCGCATGACCGCCGAACAGGTCGAACAGGCGATGGGCGCGCTCAACCCCACGCTCGATTTCAACGCGCTCGCCGATTGCGACCTGATCATCGAAGCCGTGTTCGAGCAGATGGACGTGAAGAAGGAAATCTTCGGCCGGCTCGACAAGATCGCCAAGCCGGGCGCGATCCTCGCGTCGAACACCAGCTACCTCAACGTCGACGAAATCGCGGCCAGCACCTCGCGCCCGCAGGACGTCGTCGGCCTCCACTTCTTCTCGCCCGCCAACGTGATGAAGCTGCTGGAAGTCGTGCGCGGCGCCAAGACCGCGCCCGACGTACTCGTCACCGCGATGAGCCTCGCCAAGAAGATCAAGAAGGTCGCGGTCGTCGCGGGCGTGTGCCACGGCTTCATCGGCAACCGCATGCTGATGCCGCGGCAGGTTGAGGCGACCAAGCTGCTGCTCGAAGGCGCGACGCCCGAGCAGATCGACCGCGTCCACGTCGAATTCGGAATGCCGATGGGCCCGTTCCAGATGGCCGACCTTGCCGGGGTCGACATCGGCTGGCACCGCGACCCGACCCGGATCGAGAATATCCGCGACGCGCTCGCCGCCGAGGGCCGCTGGGGGCAGAAGAAGCAGGCCGGCTTCTACGACTATGACGACAAGCGCAAACCGAGCCCGAGCGCGCGCGTCCAGGAAATCATCGACGACTTCCGCGCGAAGGAAGGCGTCGAGAAGCGCGAAATCTCCGACCAGGAAATCGTCGAGCGCACGCTCTACACCATGGTCAACGAGGGCGCGAAGATCCTCGAGGAAGGCATGGCGCAGCGCGCGTCGGACATCGATGTCGTGTGGATCTACGGCTATGGCTGGCCGGTCTATCGCGGCGGCCCGATGCATTGGGCCGACGGCGAAGGCCTCCAGAAGATCGTCGACGGCCTGAAGAACCAGGAAGCGCGGATGGGCAGCGACTTTTCGTTCAGCAAATTGCTGCTCGACAAGGCGGCCGCCGGCGAAAAGTTTACCCGCTAA
- a CDS encoding SDR family NAD(P)-dependent oxidoreductase: protein MTGRLAGKVAIVTGAGSGIGKATTDLFRAEGATVVGADLRGADVDCDAGDEASVKALVERAVADHGGLDIFFANAGIAGGLASIFEQEQADWAEILRVNLIGPAMAIKYAAEPIRARGGGSIVCTASVAGLRSGAGGPAYSASKAGVISLVKTAAQQLTGSNVRVNAICPGLIETGMTEFVYERARAKGQEDRLGHLNPLKRGGHPMEIAQAALFLASDDSSYVNGHALVVDGGLSSTHPFNNQSYGRTAI from the coding sequence ATGACCGGACGGCTCGCGGGCAAGGTCGCTATCGTCACCGGTGCCGGATCGGGCATCGGCAAGGCGACGACCGACCTGTTCCGGGCCGAAGGCGCGACCGTCGTCGGCGCGGACCTGCGCGGCGCCGATGTCGATTGCGACGCGGGCGACGAGGCGTCGGTCAAGGCACTGGTCGAGCGCGCCGTCGCCGATCATGGCGGGCTCGACATCTTCTTTGCCAACGCCGGCATCGCGGGCGGGCTCGCCTCGATCTTCGAGCAGGAGCAGGCCGACTGGGCCGAGATCCTGCGCGTGAATCTGATCGGACCCGCCATGGCGATTAAATATGCCGCCGAGCCGATCCGCGCGCGCGGCGGCGGGTCGATCGTCTGCACCGCCTCGGTCGCCGGGCTTCGCTCGGGCGCGGGCGGTCCCGCCTATTCGGCGTCGAAGGCGGGCGTGATCAGCCTGGTGAAGACCGCGGCGCAGCAGCTCACCGGCTCCAACGTCCGCGTTAACGCCATCTGCCCCGGCCTGATCGAAACCGGCATGACCGAGTTCGTCTACGAACGCGCCCGCGCCAAGGGGCAGGAGGATCGGCTCGGCCACCTCAACCCGCTCAAGCGCGGCGGCCATCCGATGGAAATCGCACAGGCCGCACTGTTCCTCGCCTCCGACGACAGCAGCTACGTTAACGGCCACGCGCTGGTCGTCGACGGCGGCCTGTCATCGACCCATCCTTTCAACAACCAGAGCTACGGCCGCACGGCCATCTGA
- a CDS encoding SDR family oxidoreductase — translation MSGLFDLTGKVAIVTGSSRGIGRAIAEAMADQGARVVISSRKQDACEEVAAAINAKHPDAAIAVAASISDKAALQNLVDETVRQFGKVDVLVCNAASNPYYGPMAGISDDQFRKILDNNVLANHWLISMAAPAMVERGEGSIIIVSSVGGLTSSTTIGAYNVSKAADFQLARNLAAEFGPSGVRVNCIAPGLVRTDFAKALWENPDTLKAVTRGTPLRRIGEPHEIAGAAVYLASPASTFMTGQAMVVDGGSTIGIGL, via the coding sequence TTGAGCGGCCTGTTCGACCTGACCGGCAAGGTCGCGATCGTCACCGGATCGTCGCGCGGGATCGGCCGCGCGATCGCCGAGGCGATGGCCGACCAGGGCGCGCGCGTGGTCATCTCCAGCCGCAAGCAGGACGCGTGCGAGGAAGTCGCCGCCGCGATCAATGCCAAGCACCCCGACGCCGCCATCGCGGTCGCCGCGAGCATCTCCGACAAGGCCGCGCTCCAGAACCTCGTCGACGAGACCGTGCGGCAATTCGGCAAGGTCGACGTGCTCGTCTGCAACGCCGCGTCGAACCCCTATTACGGGCCGATGGCGGGGATCAGCGACGACCAGTTTCGCAAGATCCTCGACAATAATGTCCTCGCCAATCACTGGCTGATCTCGATGGCCGCTCCGGCGATGGTCGAGCGCGGCGAAGGCTCGATCATCATCGTCTCGTCGGTCGGCGGGCTGACCAGCTCGACCACCATCGGCGCCTACAACGTCTCGAAGGCGGCCGACTTCCAGCTCGCCCGCAACCTCGCCGCCGAATTCGGGCCGAGCGGGGTGAGAGTGAATTGCATCGCGCCAGGACTGGTGCGGACCGACTTCGCCAAGGCGCTGTGGGAGAACCCCGACACGCTGAAGGCGGTCACGCGCGGCACCCCGCTTCGCCGCATCGGCGAGCCGCACGAGATTGCGGGCGCCGCGGTCTATCTCGCCAGCCCGGCCTCGACCTTCATGACCGGCCAGGCGATGGTCGTCGACGGGGGCAGCACGATCGGGATCGGCCTATGA
- a CDS encoding acyl-CoA dehydrogenase family protein, producing the protein MDFDLTERQSFFRDRVRAFIDEHIRPRVGEYKTQIDAGDRWQPIDLIEELKPHAHAAGLWNLFMPPGGVLRHVDESFEFEGEQLTNLEYALCAEEMGRILWSAEIFNCSAPDTGNMEVLHRYGTRAQKDRWLAPLMRGQIRSAFLMTEPGVASSDATNIECRIDRDGDDYVINGKKWWSSGAGDPRCKVAILMGKTDLSESRHRQQSMVLVPMDADGITIERHLSVYGYDDAPHGHMEIALKDVRVPSENILLGEGRGFEIAQGRLGPGRIHHCMRTIGAAEEALGLMVRRLQSRVAFGKKLSEHSIWEQRIAEARIEIDSTRLLCLLAADRMDKAGNKAAAAEIAMIKVKAPRMALKVIDDAIQAHGGAGVSQDTPLAHSWAGIRTLRLADGPDEVHNRSIARIEFAKHAESDA; encoded by the coding sequence TTGGATTTTGACCTTACGGAACGCCAATCTTTTTTCCGTGACCGCGTTCGCGCCTTCATCGACGAGCATATTCGCCCCCGAGTCGGCGAGTATAAGACGCAGATCGACGCGGGCGACCGCTGGCAACCGATCGACCTGATTGAAGAGCTGAAGCCCCACGCCCACGCTGCGGGCCTGTGGAACCTGTTCATGCCGCCGGGCGGGGTGCTCCGCCACGTCGACGAAAGCTTCGAATTCGAAGGCGAGCAGCTCACCAACCTCGAATATGCGCTTTGCGCCGAGGAGATGGGGCGGATCCTGTGGTCGGCGGAAATCTTCAACTGCTCAGCGCCCGACACCGGCAACATGGAAGTACTCCATCGCTATGGCACGCGCGCGCAGAAGGACCGCTGGCTGGCGCCGCTGATGCGCGGGCAGATCCGCTCGGCCTTTTTGATGACCGAGCCGGGCGTCGCCTCGTCCGACGCGACCAACATCGAATGCCGCATTGACCGCGACGGCGACGACTATGTCATCAACGGCAAGAAATGGTGGTCCTCGGGCGCGGGCGATCCGCGCTGCAAGGTCGCGATCCTGATGGGCAAGACCGACCTGTCGGAAAGCCGCCACCGCCAGCAATCGATGGTACTGGTGCCGATGGACGCCGACGGCATCACGATCGAGCGGCACTTGTCGGTCTATGGCTATGACGACGCGCCGCACGGCCACATGGAAATAGCGCTCAAGGACGTGCGGGTGCCGTCCGAGAACATCCTGCTCGGCGAAGGCCGCGGGTTCGAAATCGCGCAGGGCCGGCTCGGGCCGGGGCGGATCCACCATTGCATGCGCACGATCGGCGCGGCCGAGGAAGCGCTTGGACTGATGGTCCGCCGCCTCCAGTCACGCGTCGCCTTCGGCAAGAAATTGTCCGAACACAGCATCTGGGAACAGCGCATCGCCGAAGCGCGGATCGAGATCGATTCGACCCGGCTGCTGTGCCTCCTTGCCGCCGACCGCATGGACAAAGCGGGCAACAAGGCCGCCGCCGCCGAAATCGCGATGATCAAGGTCAAGGCACCGCGCATGGCTCTGAAGGTCATCGACGACGCGATCCAGGCGCACGGCGGGGCGGGGGTCAGCCAGGACACGCCGCTCGCGCATAGCTGGGCGGGAATTCGCACGCTTCGCCTCGCGGACGGCCCGGACGAGGTCCACAATCGCTCGATCGCTCGGATCGAATTCGCCAAGCATGCGGAGAGCGACGCTTGA